AACCGTAAAAGGaagtaaaaaaataccaaatgtGACTGTTTGTGCTGCCTTTTGAATCTTGGAATGTGCCTGTTTTACATGAACATGAGAAGCTGcaaggaaaataataatagtttcacaaattatgataaaaatttgttgcttttcaccaaaatataaaatgtaaacaATAACTTTTACTTTGAGGTACAAACATATGTGAGAATGTAGGATGGAAAtgctttaaataaatttgagtaCTTCAAGATATCAACATTTAATTCATTCAGGATGACTAAAAAATAGTCAACTTTTACTTTAACATAGAATATCTTTAATCAGAAgttaaaagattaatttctttaaagaaTTAAGATGCATTTATTGAATTAGTTTTCCTTAATAAATACTAAATTGTTTGTACAATGTAAATTAAATCTCTAACAACACAGTACcagtatttaaaatatttaaaagacaaaactatttatcaaccaaagtaccaagttaatcccaaaaaaaaaatcagcaactGGGAACCCTTTCCAAAAACCTCACAGTTCATTATATAATTCCCTGCCACCTTCCAAGAACTCTTATCCCATTCCCATTTTTCCTTCCCTCCAAAATGGAAGAGAAACTAAAGTACCCCTGTCTCTCTTCCTTGTTAACCCTCTTCCTCTGCATCTCCGCCACTTCCACTAACCCACACAACTCCCAAACCCAAACCCTTCTCCTCCATACCCTCCCTGACCCACCCACACTCTCATGGCCCGAATCCGCCACCGTAGAACCCGACCCGGAACCCACCACATCCCTCTCCCTTCACCACATAGACGCACTCTCCTTCAACAAAACCCCTTCCCAACTCTTCCACCTGAGACTCGAACGCGATGCCGCAAGGGTCAAAACCCTCACCCACTTAGCCGCAGCCACAAACAAAACCCGACCCGCCAACCCCGGGTCGGGTTTCAGCAGCTCCGTGGTATCGGGTCTCTCCCAAGGCAGCGGCGAGTACTTTACGCGCCTGGGCGTGGGAACTCCTCCGAAGTACCTCTACATGGTCCTCGACACCGGAAGCGACGTCGTTTGGCTCCAATGCAAGCCCTGCACCAAATGCTACTCCCAAACCGACCAAATCTTCGACCCATCAAAATCCAAATCCTTCGCCGGAATCCCCTGCTACTCCCCTCTCTGCCGCCGCCTCGACTCCCCCGGCTGCAGCCTAAAAAACAACCTTTGCCAGTACCAGGTTTCTTACGGTGACGGCTCCTTCACATTCGGAGATTTCTCAACGGAAACTCTCACGTTCCGACGCGCTGCAGTCCCGCGCGTGGCCATCGGCTGCGGCCACGACAACGAGGGACTCTTCGTGGGCGCCGCAGGTTTATTGGGCCTCGGTCGCGGCGGCTTGTCTTTTCCTACCCAGACCGGAACCCGGTTCAATAACAAATTCTCTTATTGCCTAACCGACCGAACCGCTTCCGCTAAACCGTCTTCCATTGTGTTCGGTGACTCCGCTGTTTCTCGAACCGCCCGGTTCACTCCTTTAGTTAAAAACCCTAAGCTTGATACATTTTATTATGTTGAGCTTCTTGGGATCAGCGTTGGCGGCGCGCCGGTTCGGGGAATTTCGGCTTCGTTCTTTCGGCTCGACTCTACCGGGAACGGTGGGGTGATTATTGACTCGGGGACTTCCGTCACGCGCCTCACGCGCCCTGCTTACGTGTCATTAAGAGACGCTTTTCGGGTCGGGGCTTCGCATTTGAAGCGCGCGCCTGAGTTCTCGCTTTTTGACACGTGCTATGATCTTTCGGGGTTGTCGGAGGTTAAGGTTCCGACCGTGGTTCTGCATTTTCGGGGCGCTGACGTGTCGTTGCCGGCGGCGAATTATCTCGTTCCGGTGGATAATAGCGGGAGCTTTTGCTTTGCGTTCGCCGGAACGATGAGTGGGTTGTCTATTATCGGGAACATTCAGCAGCAAGGGTTTCGGGTCGTGTTTGACTTGGCGGGTTCTCGGGTCGGGTTTGCCCCAAGAGGATGCGCGTGATTGAAAAAATGTTTAACACATCTTTTTTCCTTtccccttattttaattattcctttttttttttttaatttatgtatcttACTCTTGATGTTTTTATCGTATTATCTAGTGAAATGCTACTTACAAGTTACTAGTGGTACAATAAGAAATAGTTAGCTCGTTAAAATGCTACAAATTTCTATGTACtgatgttatttttatatatgtactcTAAAATTGCTATTTAAAATGGAGGGATTAATGAGAAAACATTGTTGTTTGAGTAAATATCAATCCATGAATTATAAATTAagctttatgtttttgttttgtttttgttatgctTCAGCAATGCGTGCATTCATGATTCACCTGTATGAGTATATATGCTTTGTGTGCTCCATTGTGTTGTACATACCATTGTGAATGAATGGGAACCAATTGCTCTGAgcaaatttgtttattttatttttttttgcaaaaaatattACTCCACAGGTAACATAAAGTTAACtattaataatgttattatcTGAATTTGATTGAATGTGTCAAAAGATTTTACACTGGGATTATGTTTTAATCAAATTCTTATGAAACCTTAAATTATGTCACCATCTTACTAATGTAGAAAGGGTCTGAGAGGGCATTAGGATCTGAGATCTTATTAATGTAGTGGGGGAGaagtgtaaaaaataattgatagaaTATTTAAGAAATGAATGATGTCAATGTCAAGGTGGACACGTGGATCCCCAATCACTGaggttatttttattaatttttttggaatgaaTTCTATATTTTGAGAAGGAAAATGTTAGAGTAAGTTAGACTACTTTTTTCTGAATTTAAGACTTATTAGACTCTATCACCATCGTGACCAACCAAATCACCACCAACCACCTACGACCCAAACCATGAATAAGTGTGAGAGTAATAAGTCCTAAGTTCAAGAAAAATGAATCTAATTTgctcaaaatattaaataaacacTTTGTATGCTAATATACATTTATACACtcaaaagttaacaaaataatgaaaaagataaatgtaataaatatctgatattaataagaaaaaaacacacataTAAACCGTGTCAaagaaatgtttaaaatatt
This region of Glycine max cultivar Williams 82 chromosome 7, Glycine_max_v4.0, whole genome shotgun sequence genomic DNA includes:
- the LOC100791511 gene encoding aspartyl protease family protein 2, which gives rise to MEEKLKYPCLSSLLTLFLCISATSTNPHNSQTQTLLLHTLPDPPTLSWPESATVEPDPEPTTSLSLHHIDALSFNKTPSQLFHLRLERDAARVKTLTHLAAATNKTRPANPGSGFSSSVVSGLSQGSGEYFTRLGVGTPPKYLYMVLDTGSDVVWLQCKPCTKCYSQTDQIFDPSKSKSFAGIPCYSPLCRRLDSPGCSLKNNLCQYQVSYGDGSFTFGDFSTETLTFRRAAVPRVAIGCGHDNEGLFVGAAGLLGLGRGGLSFPTQTGTRFNNKFSYCLTDRTASAKPSSIVFGDSAVSRTARFTPLVKNPKLDTFYYVELLGISVGGAPVRGISASFFRLDSTGNGGVIIDSGTSVTRLTRPAYVSLRDAFRVGASHLKRAPEFSLFDTCYDLSGLSEVKVPTVVLHFRGADVSLPAANYLVPVDNSGSFCFAFAGTMSGLSIIGNIQQQGFRVVFDLAGSRVGFAPRGCA